The Paramisgurnus dabryanus chromosome 17, PD_genome_1.1, whole genome shotgun sequence genome includes the window ttaataCAGAAAGTAAATATACAAATCAACACTGGACTGGTGCTTTATTTTCCTGCGGTTAATTCTGATCTTCACTTTTCTACAGGATGAAATAAAAAATCAGCTAACAAGCGTCTGTGATCAGATTGGGTTCCTAAAAACTTCCTGTAAGGATTTTGTAAAGAAGTACGCAAGCGTTCTGGTCGAGGAACTTTCAACGTCAGACGACCCAGCAACCATCTGTAAAAACATTGGCGTTTGCAAGTAGAAAactttgtaatgttttaaactCTCAGTGTTGAAAATATGAATTCCTCAATAAACTGTAAAGCATTTATGTGAGTGTTTGATCAATGTTTCAGTTAACCAGCATTACTTTTATTATGATGCTTTGCTTTGTAATGTGACAGAGATTATAACTGATTAAATTCGCTTAAGGCTTAAACAAAATGAAAGTGTTATTTGAGTTCTGCATCATTTTTAACATTCACACATTGCTGATTTGTAGAATAGATCTCTCATTATAATAAAGCTGATGCACGTTTATCACATACACTTGGTTTTATCTTTTTTCaccctacatttttttttatttctatgcaACTGAGAATTACCGTATTTTCTGGACTAcaagtcacacttttttcatagtttggctggtcctgcgacatctaggtgcgacttatatgtgaaaatgaattcatatgaaccaagagaaaccattaccgtctacagccgcgagagtccgctGTATGCTGCTCACGTATATATGTAATTCAATAAATTTAGTGATGTGAAATGActtcgagagatcctgtgtgcatcacgtgtcttgtcaaaataagtgcctgctgcagatgcgtctaaagttAGAAGAGACGCTcacgcataatctcatgcgtactccgagtttactgttaagggagtgtcttgcgtgtattttgtgaacgtgagcgtcttttTAATCacaaaccctttagacgcatctgcagcaggcacttattttgacaaaacatgtgatgcacatggttaacatgacacatattttgaatttgcgcccctcggatgagcagtcacgagcagTCACTGAcgtatagtccagtgcgacttataatgttttttcctcttcaaaacacatttttgactgatgtgaCTCATAGTCCGGAAAACACAGTAACACATGCAGAAACAATGAAGGTGTTTGTTAAAAGTCTCACTTAAGACTATATATATGAGTGTGGTTTTGATGTGTGAAAAAGAGCAATACAAAAGATCTTCTGTGCATAAATTAAACACAGTTTGATCAGTCTTATAGTTTTGATCAGTCTTAGTGTTCAGACCAAGCAAGATGCTACGATTTATCATCCTTGTCACCCTGCTGGTATCCTCAGGTAAATTTCACTGATAATTAtctattaatctttcatatGTGTGCTTTACTGTACAGGACCAGCTTTAATTTTAAGATTGTCTTAACTGGTATTAAATGGGTTATGATCATGCAATGTCCTCACTATTTCTCAAGCGTGCGCTCTTGAATGGAAAATCTACAGAGAAGAATCGATTGGAAATGAAGAAAGTTCTGTAAGTTTTAACATCTACATGACACTACGTTATTTTAGATTTGCATGCTTAATTGCATATGCTAGATTACAATTTGTAGTGCAAAGGTGATATGCTTATaaccagggcttgacattaacacccgccaacccACCAAATGCAGATAGATTTCCGCTATGGCGGATAAGACAATCACACTAGCCACTTGGCAggttgaatatattttttattgtggtttttttaaaagttaagcGGTATTATAAACAATGCACAAAGCGACAATGGAAAACTACAACTGCCATGACCACACCCTGCACAGCGTACAGTAGGGGTTATTTACCAACGAGCTTGAGCGCTGATGGATTTGCGTATGCACGGGACACATGCACACTTCAAGAAAGATAAAGCAATTGcatggaagtgattgaagaCATTTTAAGTGTGCGCACACTTTCTGGGCATGAGCGGAGAGAAATTCATAGCCATTCCTAAATGCACGTTTTATCCGAAATCAAAGGAAACACACAAGCGGAACGGTCCGCACATTATATTAATGTAGGCTAACAATGTTGCCCTCTTGACATGTGTCAGTAAAAGTCTTAAATCACTTTTAACAGAaagcttataaaatacaatctgcATAAACAAGTTGAAGTAATATTCATGCAAATGTCTTGAAAGTATTTGTCTTCTACACCCCTGCTCcacttttaatatattcattatatatttatttatcccTTACTAGCTTGTTGTACATGCACCTAAAGATAATGATTAACTTGGGTGGTCAATCTGCATCTAATCTAGCTAAATCAAGTATTTGCTcgaattaaagttattttaggatgccaaagtcaagtttaatcaaataaaatgtattttacaagcAACAAAATTGTGGCCAGTAAAAATGCTGAAAGGCTAGTAACTTTGAAAAacaactagccactttggctAGTGAGCAAATAAGTTTGTGTCAAGCGGTGcttgtaacaaaaaaaaaaaaaaatcactcatCCAGTTGAGATTCTAACTACCATAAACAGCATTAATGCATGTATGTATCTTTCTTGTTAGGGTGAAGTCATGGTCAAAACTAACCAAGGGCTTCCTGGAGTATGCTGGGCGTGTAAGTGGGCTATGAGGAATGTGAAGAAGAAGATCTCCAATGGTGCAACCCAGGTCGGTGTGCTCACataacaaacattttttaatacaaaaaagtaaataaacaaatcaACACTGGACTGGTGCTTTATTTTCCTGTGGTTACTTCTGATCTTCACTTTTCTACAGGATGACATTAAAAGTCAGCTAGCAATGGTCTGTGATCAGATGGGGTTCCTAAAATCTCTGTGTAGGAGTATGGTGAGCAAGTACACGGGCGTTCTGGTCGAAGAACTTTCAACGTCAGACGACCCAACAACCATCTGTGTGAACGTTGGCATTTGCAAGAAGAGAcctttgtaatgttttaaattctTGGTGTTGAAAATATGAATTCCTCAATAAAGTGTGAAGCATTTATGTTTGATCAATGTTTCAGTTAACCGGctttacttttattattatgCTTTGTAATACGACAGAAATTAAAACGGATTTAGTGACGCAAGTGTTATTTGAGTTCTGCATCAAAGCAAATGGCgttgccttttttttaacattcaCACATATTGCAGATCTGCAAAATATCTCTCTCAATATAATAAAGCTGATGCATGTTTGTTGTCACGTACACttggttttatattttttctatgCAACTGAgaattaaatgtgttaaacGCTGTTTTAGTGATCTTGACCTCTTTGCACATGCATGAACTTTTACAAAAAGAGTATTTGCTTGGATAAGTATTTTATTGGTCAGTTTCTTCTGTAACTTTAAACCATCGGTTGGAGGATTATAATACGGTGTACGCTAAATTCTCCAATTTCATACAGAAAATCATAATGTCACTAGTTATTCAGCAATAAAGACAACATGCAGAAATAtacaaataattatatttatcattttaaaaaactGCACACGTTTTAATGACACACATTCACAGACAAACGTGTTTGTTTAAGTGTATCATACCATAAATACAACACTGCCTGCCAATACGAATGCCAACTTTGCCAGGTTTACCGTGACGCTCCATTGACGGTCAGCAGACATTTAGATTCGCGAGAGAAGACGTGCACAGGATCAGTCCGGTTTTCCCAGCTCTGCCGCAATGCATTCTGGTCTAGCTTATTCAGACTTTGAGAACACAAACGCAGATCTCGGATGTGATCGGATAAACTGTCCAAATTCAGATCGCCCCACGGCCCGGACACCTGACAGCCTGTGATGAAAAAGAAACAGGTGCTTGTAGTTATACAAAATACGTTGATAACCCAGACGTGAGACAATTGACATGCGACCTATGAACGGTGGCGGAGCGGTTTTTAAATCCGCAAACTCAATGTTTTTTTGATATTATTTATATTGGGTCTTTAATTGTCTTTATCAATGGAGGGCAGTCAGGGAAAACTTCATGATTTGCCCTTTTGAGGTTTGAACTTGCAAGGTTTCTACTATTAGCCCATTTGTGTAACCACTAAACCACTAGCAGCATATAAATACAccttacataaaaaaaacacataagcaGACTAAAAATGAGACATTTAAAGCTGTATATAGCTATCCCTTAATACCTTGAAGATTGAGGTGGGTCAAAGGTCGCTGGGCCTCCATGAGGGCATTCAGGAGACATCCGAGTCCTGCTGACGTCACCGCAGGGTTGGCCGACAGATCCAAAGACACCAGAGAAGGACAGACAGGAAGACacctaaaaaaaacaatttcttaTTATAAAATCATTGCTTTGTGTGATGCAATGGCTGCAAAATAATACATTGtggttaataaaataaataaataaaaatatataaaatgatttACCGGGCGATGGACAGTACACTGTGATCTGTGAGGCCATTTCCAGAGAGACTCAAGTGTGTTAGTGTGCAGTCACCCTGAAAACCCCAACATACACAATTACACACAAATAATCACTAAACAATTACATCTTACAATAGTAACACCTTACTAAACGTCTCCAATGTGTTAATTTCACTTCCTGAAACTGATAACACAGCATCATACTGTTCCATATTCATAATACTTACAAATACATctaatatgcataattaatcaAATGCATGACATTAAACGTACAAATAATTGCACCAAAATGCATGTTTGTCTTCATGCTTAAAGCCACTAGGAAATGTTTATTCCTGGTGGAAGGTTTGCATTTGTTATAAATaagctaataaaatatttaaaaaaattaataatttgtTTCCAATAATTGACTCGTGTGACAGGCAGTCATGTAGTAAATGGGATCATTTacaggcagccggttgttattgCAAATAAGTCTTGCCGGGGTGAGCGGGACCCTGACGCGAAGATCACTTAAAGGTGTACCCCATCCAAATATTAATATTACCCCATGATGTCTTCACCTTCATGCCATCCGAGATAGATATGTCCATAATCTCTCAGAtgagcacatttggagttatttttgtaaatgttcttgctcttccaagattaataatggtagaaaacagggatcagggaacaacttctgactttaaatgccaaaaagtgcattcatccttcaaaCAGGGTttccacaggtccttgaaagtttgtaaatCTGGGGGGAAATAATGCAAGGCCctggaaagtttttgaaaatatacatacatagatacaggtcattgaaagtgcttgaatctattttatgcaagaagttttctggggaaaaaaaatccacattattccctgtgtagtgtaggatattACCATAAAATtatagactttttaagcacacatgctaaacttttcgctttaaatgcttatatcttctgtatgcgaatgttgattgataccaaaatgcttttttgcatgtgtttgacacatgaaaacgtctcgggttacgtatgtaactgttgttccttgagaagggaacgagacgctgcgtctcccttgccatacttcctacGTCCCggtaatgccgtctttggcaatatttcggatagcgatatacttccttgctcccgcgtcaccctgtctttgttgttaagcctcaccattggttgcaTTTGATTTACACATTTAGACGCACGTacaacttcaaattcaaggacctttcaaggactttccaggtccaataccctcaaattcaaggacaaaatgtggggacacatttcaagtgagagcaggttacatcgtgttacctttaaagatacactgttacagttccctttcgagggaactcgcgctgcgtcactgcggtgaaactttggggacgcctccagggttaagtgcgtctgaatgtgtatatcaaattcaacgaatgatgaggcttaacaacaaagacagggtgatgcgggagccaggaagtatatcgctatctgaaatattgccaaagactgCGTTACGGACACAGGAAGTTtgacaagggagacgcagcgtctcgttcccttctcagggaacaagagttacatacgtaacccgagacgttttcacgTGTCagacacaactatgcaaaaaagcattttggtatgaatcaacattcacatacagaagatataagcatttaaagtgaacagtttagcacgtgtgttTAAAAgactagaatttttatgatattatcctacactacacagggaataatatggatttttttccagaaaacttctcgcataaaatagattcaagcactttcaatgacctgtgtctatgtatgtatattttcaaaaacttctgagggccttgaattatttcccccaaattcacaaactttcaaggatttcaaggacccgtgggaacgctgtaatctataaaaataaatgtgtcatTTAAATGCTCCTATTCAAGATCTAAATATTTATCTTTAGACAAAAAGAAAACGTTTTTCTTATAAGAGGGAGGTCCCTTCATTATATCTGGGGTCTTTGGCATAAACATGAGTAAAACCTTGTACCagttataataatttaatttatccAGGTTTTTTTCAACACTTAGGAATTATAAAAATGAGATGATGAAGCCTATAACATTTTGAATAAAGATGACGTATGAGCGTTTAAGAACCTGTGTGAGGATCTTAGTGAGGATTTCCATGGAGGGCTGGTCAGGTGAACCTTTACAGACTGCAGAAAGCTGAAGCCGTGTGAGACTTTGCATCGGTAAAGTCTTCAAAAGTAGCTCAAAACCTGTGGAGCCCAATGCATTATGGGACAGACACactgacctcaggttcccagtGCCTGCAATCATAAAATAACAACATGAAGAAGAACATCATCTCAttacaatgttttttattttgcatatGACTGCACTAAAGTAATATTACAGATACAACTAAACTTGCAATTAGGTGCATTCAGTGACCTAGTTAGTTACTGCACGTTGAACAAGATGCTAAGAAGTTTAACAAATGCACTTACTGGCCATGGCGTTGGCCAACAAGAGGCGGTGTTGCTGGAGAAAGCGTGCAGAAAGACAACAGGCTTGCAGGGACAGCGTGGAGAGCAGGGGACAGGCGGACATAATATTCGCTAGTGCTTGCGCCCATCCGTCACCCAGAGGATTCATACTCAAATTCAATTCCTCTAGACACTACAAAACAGAGACAATGACACATGAATATTTGTGGGGGACGATCAGCTCATTCATATAAGTGTGAATTTCACATTGCTCCTCTTTAACACTTGGTCATCACCCCCCACACAAATAAACCACAACTTAACCCAACGAAAAGAACAGCAAGTCATTTCTTCTGTGGCCACgtcaaaaaaaacaaaaacacatcctGTAAGGATGGAGGACATCACGCTATGATCTGATACTAACGCTTTGTATTATTAACAGATTCTTTTATCCAAAGTCACTACAAATGACGGAGAAAATAAAAGGTGGACAATATTTAAATTTTCCtccagtatttttttaagtatctTTTAAGTGAATGTACTTTATCAAAGTGAGCTTTTTTGAAAATTATACTTCACTGCACTCCAAAGTATAATATCATACTATTATCTCCTATTATACTATACATACTATTATCATACTATAACACTTaagtaaattaaacatttagtATGCATCTATTATCTAATCTagtaatatttttttgctttggAAAATTACACTTTGATAAAGTAcacatacttaaaaaaaaaaatgtaaaacatttcaCTACTGTCCACCTCTGCTACACAAAGCCAATTTTTGTAGAAGTAGAATTAGTTGTGAAATGTCTTTCATATTTTAATGCAATTTTCTGTTTATCATCTACAAGCTTCCTGTCATCACACTTTTTTTGAACTGCAGCCTCATGATGCTGCTTTAATCTTAAGTGCCATGAGCGCCTATTGACTCAAAatatgtttaaagggatagttcacccaaaaaaaaaaaacaaatctgtcatcattttgcTCAAAAGCTGTATGAATCtctttattttgatgaacacaaaagaagatattttgataaatgatggaaatGGTGTTGGGCGattatgccccattttgagatcgtcctatcgtcagcctgtgagatcgccgAGACACGATAGTATCGTGGGGCAGGgaaatagtttatttatttattactaaTTTATGACCagtcacttgattggtggacaaaaaagaagtTGATTTACTCTAAGGGCAACGctgtcatgaccgcaaccttcttaaaactgatgccattaatccgaGTGCCAGGCGCTCTGAAATATCCTACATGCCAGGGAGCGGGAACAACACAATCGCTGGTTTTAATCCCTGCGCACCTAACAACCTCTCAAGTGTAAGAAAATGTCAGAGCTGCACgtattacaagttcaggtgcaAGGAGTCCATGCCGCGTGCGATCAGGTCCGAGTCCAAGACGCACCCATTAGTCCAGGTTCCATTagaaattatgacagaatttttttttttggttaactatccctttaaaattatttactatttaaagggacattccacttttttaaaaaaatattcaatttccagctcccctagagttaaacattaaatttttacagttttggaatccattcagccgatctccgggtctggcgttagcacttttagcatagcttagcacaatccattgaatctgattataccattagcattgcgcaaaaaaataaccaaagagttttgatatttttcctatttaaaacttgactcttctgtagttacatcatgtactaagactgacataaaattaaaagttgtgattttctaggcagataagctaggaactatactctcattctggcgtaataatcaaggactttgctgatgtaacatggctgcagcaggcgtagtgatattacgcactgcctgaaaatagtccactgctattgaaagtaaccaaggggactattttcgggcagtgcgtaatatcactacgcctgctgcagccatgtcacgcagcaaagtcattgattattacgccagaatgagagaatagttcctagcaatatcggcctagaaaatcacaacttttaattttatgtcagtcttagtacacgatgtaactacagaagagtcaagtttttcAATGTTCAAGTCaatgtttaactccaggggagctggaaaatgagcatatttttttaaaaagtggagtgtccctttaacagaaAAACAGTAACTAACATGCATCTGCATCAGAAACggtaaaaaacatataaaactaTCCAGCCAGTTTGTGGTTGTAAATGTACACGTCTTTTATACTCTTGTTTAAACCCTACGTATATGGACTTATGATAACCGGTATAGGCCGGCTGAATTCACTACAGCTATGAATAGTTATTTTAAGATTTCACAGGTCAGGAACAGCGTCACTTGATTTTCACGAAACAGCAGGACTTGTGACTAACTAGGTTAGACGCGGCTTACTTAAAGTAACACACACGCCCTCTTCATCACCTTTCACAAACTGTGAAGAGAGTGTTAGAGAAAAGCTCAACTGCAAACTTTTCCCATTTTAGTTTCACTACAACTATTTTCACAGAGCGTCCAATAAAAGCAATGAGCTGTCAATGCTATTATTACATAAATTATTCTGATGTTTAGATGAGtaataaataaaagatttaTCCAGTTAGTAGACAAAACAATAAAGATTAATCAATAGTAataaaagatttaatgattttctgTGCAAAAAGTAACTAAAGAACATAATTACAGGAAATGCATGTTGACTCCGCCTCTCAATAGCATCCGATGCTTTACTGAGTCCCTCTCCtgtgatctgattggctgatatATCCAAAATCCTCAGCCTGGGCATAGTGGCAGCAGCAGACATCAGTTCGGGTAGGAGGTCGTCGTTCAGACGGTTTGCAGAGAGCCGTAGCTCGGTCAGACTGGCCTGTAGTTTTAATGCACGGAGGAGAGGAGCCAGTGATGCGGGCGGCAAACTCAATCCACAAACGTTTACACAGGAACTGTTATCCTGAACCTCGCACAACCGAGAAACACGCTTGTTCTCCTCTGAAACACACATTGACgtgcacaaaaaaaacacagatgTCAAATGATGTGCAAAGTTACTGGCAAACTATGAAACAGGCTTGAGATAAAGTAGTGCATAGCTGAAGGATGTAGAAGGATAAATAATAAAAGCATCTCGCATTTTGTACGactttaactaatgttaacaaatacaaccttattttaatgcattagcaaacataaactaacaagcatttattaatctcagttcatgttaattttaccatttactaatacatttttttaattaaaaattgtaACCGTTAACATTAGATAAATGGATTATTTACATTAACAAAACTTactgttagttcatattagccaatgcatttactaatgcaAACAagtacaaccttattgtaaagtttaACCATTTCATCACAGTActtgttttaaaaatgcattatgtGTAAATAAAGTCACTCACCCACTGCAAGAGTCTGACACGCTTTCCTATAGCGCTCGGGGAGCGGAGGTAAATCCCATGAACAAACTTCAGCAACAACCTGCAGACAATAAATGGATATCAATACTTACTAGATGCGCTTCCATTAAATAAACTAAAgcaatattttctaaatgtcgacaaaaAACTATTGTGAAATAACAGCGTTTCCATTAACCGATGTCATGAGACTTAAGTGTAAGTTATAGTTGTGCCTAGGATCGAAGCCGTAGGTTATGCGTAGGCTGTACGTAACCTGACAAGCACCTTGACAAAATTTAAACAACGGGTTTGTTCTACGCAGACcgcaagcactgtgattggtccactagtcACTGTGTCGCATTTCTTCATGGCCATTTCCGCTTGCAACGGtaagaacaaagatgggccaagttgaggagtgatttaacgcAAACTGCAATAAATGTCGCCGTCTATTTACTTTCGTCACTGCTGGCTTTCTTccatcatacacaacaagctgctACTTCTTCGTTTgtttgtgggtttactggcTGCTTATTCTTTGGCTGTTGCACTGGTACTGGGGTTACACGTGCAGAAACTGCCTACTAgcggtctgcatgtgtaattgcacaTTGACACGGACGACGACGCAGAAGTATATATGAAAACCGATGCTTACGCACAAGCCTTTAAAGTGTAATTTTGTTGTCTAGCgataagtcattccaaaaaTCATGGTGACAGGTGTAATCGGCTTTATACACTGCCGCCAAGACTGACATGCGGGTGTCATGTAAAAgcgaaagaaaaacaaaaataataatatgtgtGTCACTGACCTCTTCATTAGTGTGCAGTACAGCCAGCAGTGGGTCTGTGGGTAAAAGGAGAGCGCCCTCTTTCTGCAGGGAGAGACGTGGCAGTAATCCACACGTCTGATAGTAACGCTGAGCGGCCTGATCACACAACCAAGCTACTGTACAGTTGTCTGCCTCactaaaaacaacataatattcataaatacacacatcAACACAATCTGATACATACACAAAAACCATATCAGACCTGTGTGGGACTGGAATCAAGAAGACGTTATCCTGTACTCTGACCCTCATTCTGATTGGTGTAGGCACATGGGACGTCCTGCTCTGGGCTTGTGTCTGTGGCTTTGAAAAACAACAGTAGTACATATGTTAGAAGACATTTACTCATTTATTCATTCCATAACTGCCCATCAAACctataataataaaagtaatGGGTGTATTTTTTAATAAGTTTGAGGTAACCAGCCTGCATTTCATATCAGATTTAGCCAATGAAACAGTCTGTATTACCATTGGCTGATAGGGCGGAGCTGCAGGCTCAGGGTCTTGGATCGTGGTTGGGCTCTGTGACCTGCTGACCTCTCGTCTACCCAGCATTACCATACCAGGCAGTTGATTCATCTTTACTTGTCGAGACTTATTGGCTCCCTTTTTCAAAGAGAGACCTCTGCTGGAGGAACTCTGAACTGCAAAgacaaagaaaaatgttttcctactatgcaagtcaatggtgctttcGTTTGCtgctttattacaaatatattagTTTGTGGTCAGCTTAAACcaacatgatggtgagtaaattatttttgggtgaactatccctttaaaacccCTGATAGAGACGTTGAACAAAAACAATGTTCCTGTGGCACGCATCATCACTACGACACCTCGTTTACGGCATTGCCATTAGTTC containing:
- the LOC135735483 gene encoding antimicrobial peptide NK-lysin-like isoform X1, which codes for MLRFIILVTLLVSSACALEWKIYREESIGNEESSGEVMVKTNQGLPGVCWACKWAMRNVKKKISNGATQDDIKSQLAMVCDQMGFLKSLCRSMVSKYTGVLVEELSTSDDPTTICVNVGICKKRPL
- the LOC135735483 gene encoding antimicrobial peptide NK-lysin-like isoform X2 — encoded protein: MLRFIILVTLLVSSVCALQWKIYREELIGNEESSGEVMVKTNQGLPGVCWACKWAMRNVKKKISNGATQDDIKSQLAMVCDQMGFLKSLCRSMVSKYTGVLVEELSTSDDPTTICVNVGICKKRPL